A single Nycticebus coucang isolate mNycCou1 chromosome 16, mNycCou1.pri, whole genome shotgun sequence DNA region contains:
- the LOC128567838 gene encoding high mobility group protein B3-like — protein sequence MAKGDPKKPKGKMSAYAFFVQTCREEHKKKNPEVPVNFAEFSKKCSERWKAMSGKDKSKFDKMAKADKVRYDREMKDYGPAKGGKKKKDPNAPKRPPSGFFLFCSEFRPKIKSTNPGISIGDVAKKLGEMWNNLSDSEKQPYITKAAKLKEKYEKDVTDYKSKGKFDGAKGPTKVARKKLEEEDEEDEEEEEEEEEEDE from the coding sequence ATGGCTAAAGGTGACCCCAAGAAACCAAAGGGCAAGATGTCTGCCTATGCCTTCTTTGTGCAGACATGTAGAGAAGAACATAAGAAGAAAAACCCAGAGGTCCCTGTaaattttgcagaattttccaaGAAGTGCTCTGAAAGGTGGAAGGCAATGTCTGGGAAAGACAAGTCTAAATTTGATAAAATGGCAAAGGCTGATAAAGTGCGCTATGATCGGGAAATGAAGGATTATGGACCAgctaaaggaggaaagaagaagaaggaccCTAATGCCCCCAAGAGGCCACCGTCTggatttttcctcttctgttcagAATTCCGCCCCAAGATCAAGTCTACAAATCCTGGTATCTCTATTGGAGATGTGGCAAAAAAGCTGGGTGAGATGTGGAATAACTTGAGTGACAGCGAAAAGCAGCCTTATATCACTAAGGCAGCCAAGCTGAAGGAGAAGTATGAGAAGGATGTCACTGACTATAAGTCTAAAGGAAAGTTTGATGGCGCAAAGGGTCCCACTAAAGTTGCCAGGAAAAAGCtggaagaggaagatgaagaagacgaggaagaagaagaagaggaggaggaggaggatgaataa